One Lucilia cuprina isolate Lc7/37 chromosome 4, ASM2204524v1, whole genome shotgun sequence DNA segment encodes these proteins:
- the LOC111690261 gene encoding uncharacterized protein LOC111690261, which translates to MDLKLNTERNRGLSLDDDNFSNISRISYGLHNSLNSACNSDSECSGPISVRDMIQHYNKQFQREDCNQSNHKIRYKINTAKRPHQSQHLLAATTSSYCGLNNYGSHIKSKQFTDQLENKSLKVFDEHNDPTAITCCKNCTACLCCQNRSRTNSTTNKMLSSNSLQPNNENSGTNVSAGGVSLRSSSTKCNKINAKDTHILAVKNCTNINDVTTAADINASNSNKPTIFNDFHSSAAELNKDSYSTNSNNGLFNKHNSQVVVMEQNKQKNRLLSTDSVEEAKICQQPTIETSYQSKTTIAKTSSGVRIIIDIFFDQERCSNNVNDIVGSRVETDIPQSRILSEFQQQTLAANENSNPKIVNTAESVTSYHGL; encoded by the exons ATGGACTTGAAATTAAACACAGAACGCAACAGAGGTCTTAGTTTAGATGATGATAATTTCAGCAATATATCACGGATTTCATATGGTCTACACAATTCCCTAAATTCCGCCTGTAATTCTGATTCTGAATGTAGTGGGCCTATTTCGGTGCGTGATATGATACAACATTATAACAAGCAGTTTCAAAGGGAAGATTGCAATCAAAGCAATCATAAAAtcagatataaaataaataccgCCAAAAGACCTCATCAATCGCAACATTTATTGGCCGCTACCACATCATCATATTGCGGTTTAAATAATTATGGTTCTCACATAAAGAGCAAGCAATTTACTGACCAACTGGAAAATAAATCGTTAAAGGTTTTTGATGAACATAATGATCCCACCGCGATCACTTGCTGTAAGAATTGCACAGCATGTTTGTGTTGCCAAAATAGAAGCCGTACAAATTCCACAACCAATAAAATGTTGTCGTCTAACTCATTGCAGCCAAATAATGAGAACAGTGGTACTAATGTGTCTGCTGGTGGTGTTAGTCTTAGAAGCTCTAGCaccaaatgtaataaaattaatgctAAAGATACTCATATTCTTGCGGTTAAGAATTGTACCAATATCAACGATGTAACAACAGCAGCGGATATTAATGCCAGCAATAGCAATAAACCAACGATATTCAATGATTTTCACAGCAGTGCAGCAGAACTTAACAAAGACTCTTACAGCACCAACAGCAATAATGGTCTCTTTAATAAACACAATTCTCAAGTTGTGGTGATGGAGCAGAATAAGCAAAAGAATCGTTTACTGTCAACTGATAGTGTTGAGGAGGCCAAAATTTGTCAACAGCCAACAATTGAAACATCCTATCAAAGTAAGACCACAATTGCAAAGACATCAAGTG GTGTGCGCATTATTATTGACATATTCTTTGATCAAGAACGATGTAGCAATAATGTTAACGATATAGTGGGTAGTAGGGTGGAAACTGATATACCACAAAGTCGCATCTTAAGTGAATTTCAACAACAAACTCTGGCAGCTAATGAGAACTCTAACCCCAAGATTGTTAATACCGCTGAAAGTGTTACTTCTTATCatggtttataa
- the LOC111690255 gene encoding uncharacterized protein LOC111690255, with the protein MKFFAVLIIILSVLSLAFAAETVGYFKDPAHPGKCVYGELILSAGEEANFPGDCALFMCGEDSFGTIQTCIAMMAPDGCHFGDYLDINLTVDSVQDKMKFLVFLFLILSVCSLTFAALSQGYFKDPAHPGKCVYQGLVLSAGEEGKIPGACARMLCGSNSFAEVQTCGVMVPPPGCHYGDYIDINAPYAKCCEKKMICD; encoded by the exons ATGAAATTTTTTGCAGttttgattataattttaaGTGTTCTTTCACTTGCATTTGCTGCCGAAACGGTTGGATACTTTAAGGATCCAG CTCATcctggaaaatgtgtttatggAGAACTAATACTTTCGGCTGGTGAGGAAGCAAATTTCCCTGGAGATTGTGCTCTTTTTATGTGCGGCGAAGACAGTTTTGGCACTATTCAAac aTGCATTGCAATGATGGCTCCAGATGGATGTCATTTTGGGGACTACCTTGATATTAAT ttaacCGTTGATAGCGTCCAAGACAAgatgaaatttttagtatttttgttcCTAATTTTAAGTGTTTGTTCTCTAACATTTGCCGCTCTATCGCAAGGATACTTCAAAGATCCTG ctcATCCTGGTAAATGTGTTTATCAGGGTTTAGTTCTTTCAGCTGGTGAGGAGGGAAAAATTCCTGGAGCGTGTGCTCGTATGTTGTGCGGTAGTAACAGTTTTGCTGAAGTTCAAAC ttGTGGTGTAATGGTGCCTCCACCTGGATGTCATTATGGAGactatatcgatattaatgctCCGTATGCTAAATGTTGTGAAAAGAAAATGATATGTGATTAA
- the LOC111690278 gene encoding uncharacterized protein LOC111690278: MKFLIFLALIVTVFSEDYSGYFRDPDHPGKCVRDGIILSPGEVGKVPGECALMTCYDDGYATFQTCGVVLAPPGCNFPDYIDLDAPFGECCALKECY; encoded by the exons atgaaatttttaatatttttagcttTAATTGTAACTGTTTTTTCAGAGGATTACTCAGGATACTTCAGAGATCCAG ATCATCCTGGTAAATGCGTCCGTGATGGTATAATTCTATCTCCTGGTGAGGTGGGAAAAGTTCCTGGAGAATGTGCACTGATGACGTGCTATGATGACGGTTATGCCACATTTCAAAc atGTGGAGTAGTTTTAGCACCACCTGGATGTAATTTCCCTGACTATATTGATCTTGATGCTCCATTTGGTGAATGTTGTGCATTGAAAGAATGTTATTAA
- the LOC111690267 gene encoding uncharacterized protein LOC111690267: MKFFIVLSLILSVFSLTFAGESVGFFTDPDHPGKCVYDDVILSPGEEVTLPGQCARFSCGEDSFASIQSCGVMLPPPGCQYGDYIDSSAPYSDCCEKKLICP, encoded by the exons atgaaattttttatagttttgagtttaattttaagTGTTTTCTCTCTTACTTTTGCTGGCGAATCTGTAGGATTCTTTACAGATCCAG ATCATCCgggaaaatgtgtttatgatGATGTGATTCTGTCACCCGGTGAAGAGGTAACATTACCTGGGCAGTGTGCTAGATTTTCATGTGGTGAAGACAGTTTTGCCAGTATTCAAAG ttgTGGTGTTATGTTACCTCCACCCGGTTGCCAATATGGTGACTATATTGATAGTAGTGCTCCATATTCCGACTGCTGTGAAAAGAAACTTATATGCccttaa
- the LOC111690238 gene encoding sodium-coupled monocarboxylate transporter 1 codes for MSDIDNIISELQRFSWLDYVVFVAMFVLCIFIGIYFGFMKKSVGESDYLMGGRNMLIFPIALSLVASFISGITLLGLPTEVYSYGIQYTYVGLGVICMGFVMGIFYLPVFHNLSITSTYEYLESRFDIRLRMFGSVMFTIMNIGYLPIVIYVPALAFNQVTGVAVHTITPIVCIICVFYTSLGGLKAVVWTDVVQTISMIGALVMVAIKGSMDIGGASKVLQEAWDSGRIERPDFNINPTVRHTLWSQVIGGVFYWTQSNAVSQNMIQRYLALPTLGAARKALCLFCLGVLILMALCSFNGLLIYATYKDCDPLTTKLAKARDQLLPLFVMKTLGEYPGLTGLFIAGVFSAALSSLSTCLNSMSAVVLEDFIKPFMGRPLSDTAHMWIMRSVVVGVGALCVGLVYVVEHMGTVLQLAMSLEAITNGPLLGIFTIGIFMPWINGHSSLLGGVLGVMAMSWISLKNQWAVASGALKYQTKPLTVEHCDYRFESVFMSTANTTSIMHETADDIFPLYRISYMWYTCLGAVITIVIAIICTFIFGGNDPNKVDPCLLTPCIRKYFNYSGEDLKSKNIQNDIPLKNKILADEVAL; via the exons ATGTCGGATATAGATAACATTATTTCCGAATTACAACGTTTCAGTTGGCTTGACTATGTCGTGTTTGTCGCCATGTTTGTGCTGTGCATATTCATTGGCATTTATTTTGGCTTCATGAAGAAATCTGTTGGAGAATCAGACTATCTTATGGGTGGTCgtaatatgttaatttttccCATTGCATTATCTTTGGTGGCCAGTTTTATATCGGGCATTACACTGCTGGGTCTACCCACGGAAGTGTATTCGTATGGTATACAGTATACCTATGTTGGACTTGGTGTTATATGTATGGGATTTGTAATGGGCATATTTTATTTGCctgtttttcataatttaagcATTACATCGACTTATGAG tacCTTGAAAGTCGTTTTGATATCAGATTACGTATGTTTGGATCAGTTATGTTCACTATCATGAAT ATTGGTTATTTGCCGATTGTAATTTATGTACCAGCATTGGCCTTCAATCAGGTCACTGGAGTGGCAGTACACACCATCACACCCATTGTCTGTATAATTTGTGTCTTCTATACAAGTTTG GGTGGTCTTAAAGCTGTCGTTTGGACTGATGTTGTACAAACTATATCGATGATAGGTGCTTTGGTAATGGTGGCTATTAAGGGCAGCATGGATATAGGAGGAGCTTCTAAAGTTTTACAAGAAGCCTGGGATTCGGGTAGAATCGAAAGGCCAGA ttttaatataaatcccACGGTAAGACATACCCTTTGGTCACAAGTAATTGGTGGAGTTTTCTATTGGACACAATCAAATGCTGTTTCTCAAAATATGATACAAAGATATTTAGCTTTGCCAACATTAGGGGCAGCACGCAAGGCCTTGTGTCTATTTTGCTTGGGTGTTTTAATCTTAATGGCTCTTTGCAGTTTTAATGGTTTATTAATCTATGCTACCTACAAGGATTGTGATCCCTTAACTACTAAg ttggCCAAGGCACGTGATCAGTTGTTGCCCTTGTTTGTTATGAAAACTTTGGGTGAATATCCCGGCTTAACAGGTCTATTTATTGCCGGAGTTTTTAGTGCTGCTTTGAGTTCTTTATCTACCTGTTTAAATTCCATGTCAGCTGTAGTTTTAGAAGATTTTATTAAGCCTTTTATGGGTCGACCTTTATCTGACACGGCCCATATGTGGATTATGCGTTCTGTGGTTGTAGGAGTTGGTGCTTTGTGTGTAGGTCTTGTTTATGTAGTAGAACATATGGGTACAGTTTTACAATTGGCCATGAGTTTGGAAGCCATTACTAATGGTCCTCTGTTGGGTATATTTACTATTGGCATTTTTATGCCCTGGATTAATGGTCAT agTTCTCTACTTGGTGGTGTTTTGGGTGTAATGGCCATGTCTTGGattagtttaaaaaatcaatGGGCTGTTGCCTCTGGTGCTTTAAAATATCAAACTAAACCTTTAACGGTTGAACATTGTGATTATCGTTTTGAATCTGTATTTATGTCAACTGCCAATACTACTTCTATAATGCATGAAACCGCAGA TGACATCTTTCCTTTGTACCGCATTTCTTATATGTGGTACACTTGCTTGGGTGCAGTCATAACTATTGTTATTGCCATCATCTGTACGTTTATCTTTGGTGGCAATGATCCAAATAAAGTTGATCCATGTCTACTGACACCTTGTAtacgtaaatattttaattatagtgGAGAAGATTTAAAATCTAAG AATATCCAAAATGACATTccattgaaaaacaaaatattggccGATGAAGTAGCTCTTTAG
- the LOC111690200 gene encoding neither inactivation nor afterpotential protein G, which produces MNFNRILILAALIIGLLSMLWFVIAALLEQRVPNALMAKEGYIFDYVVVGAGTAGSVVASLLSKHSNATVLLIEAGDRFGLLSKIPLFTTFQQKGLNDWSFLTTSQKHSSKGLEEQRQSLPRGKGLGGSGELNYMLHSDGYEGDFERWSQDYNLSDWNWLSVKPFLEAGNAKPHERLEIPDSYSKITLAIQKAQNEFMHKPWRFRKARYNIKNGLRYSVYQRFLHDAHKYKNLRIMTNTMAKKIEFELNKSNDVQVRAIKISTKDENTRKEYIFEVEVQKELIVCAGAFQSPQLLMVSGIGEKDELRKLHVVVPDFVPELPAVGQNLHDHINLPLYSSIQVVGPTLNQRSLLDPFAIFNYLTVGSGHLGNFGVLSHIYSLEGNINDTFSLTFFGAGAIDELALMSISNFKRTHFRALFPRYFNTSQEGFVIISNCLQPKSRGNVKIQNVNIRKNPLIDPNYLAEQQDVECTIKAIRAAVEIVTSFSFSELGPKIHWPRIKECANFGPFEKDFLLNNPSDHYLECILRYVGLGSHHAAGTCTMGNKPENSVVDSNFKVHGIKNLRVIDASVFPTPISGYPNSIVVGLATRGAAMILKDYKRNIAK; this is translated from the exons aTGAATTTCAATA GAATTTTAATATTGGCTGCTCTAATAATTGGTCTTTTATCCATGCTGTGGTTTGTTATAGCAGCCTTATTAGAACAACGTGTTCCCAATGCACTGATGGCCAAAGAAGGTTACATATTTGACTATGTGGTGG tgGGTGCTGGCACAGCTGGTTCTGTGGTGGCCTCATTACTTTCAAAACACAGCAATGCTACCGTTTTGTTAATAGAAGCAGGTGACCGTTTTGGTTTGTTAAGCAAAATACCTTTATTTACGACGTTTCAACAAAAGGGCTTGAATGATTGGTCTTTTCTTACGACATCACAAAAGCACTCATCCAAGGGATTGGAGGAGCAG CGTCAAAGTCTCCCACGTGGTAAAGGACTAGGTGGGTCTGGAGAATTGAATTACATGTTACATAGCGATGGTTATGAAGGAGATTTTGAACGCTGGTCACAGGATTATAATCTCAGTGATTGGAATTGGTTGTCTGTAAAACCATTTCTTGAGGCGGGTAATGCAAAACCCCATGAACGTCTGGAAATACCAGACTCATATTCCAAAATCACCTTAGCCATACAAAAGGCACAAAACGAATTCATGCACAAACCATGGCGCTTTCGAAAAGCacgttataatataaaaaatggccTACGCTATAGTGTCTATCAAAGATTTTTACATGATgcacataaatacaaaaatctcaGGATAATGACAAATACAATGgccaaaaaaattgaatttgaattaaataaaagtaatgaTGTCCAAGTGAGAGctataaaaatttctacaaaagatGAAAACACtagaaaagaatatattttcgaGGTGGAGGTGCAAAAAGAACTTATTGTTTGTGCGGGTGCCTTTCAGTCCCCACAGCTATTAATGGTGTCCGGAATTGGAGAGAAAGATGAATTAAGAAAACTTCATGTTGTCGTGCCGGACTTTGTGCCTGAGTTGCCAGCTGTTGGCCAAAATCTACATGATCATATTAATTTGCCTTTATATTCGTCTATACAAGTCGTGGGACCTACTTTAAATCAACGTTCTCTCTTAGATCCTTTTGccatttttaactatttaacagTGGGCTCTGGTCATTTGGGAAATTTTGGGGTTCTAAGTCATATCTACAGTCTAGAGGGCAACATTAATGACACCTTTAGTTTAACATTTTTCGGTGCTGGAGCTATAGATGAATTGGCCTTAATGtctatatcaaattttaaaagaacacATTTTCGTGCATTATTTCCGCGTTATTTTAACACTAGTCAAGAGGGATTTGTTATAATCTCGAATTGTTTACAGCCGAAATCGAGAGGTaatgtaaaaatacaaaatgtaaatataagaaaaaatcccTTGATAGATCCAAATTATTTGGCCGAACAGCAGGATGTAGAATGTACTATAAAGGCAATACGAGCAGCGGTAGAG ATCGTTACATCTTTTTCATTTTCCGAATTGGGCCCCAAAATCCACTGGCCCCGCATAAAGGAATGTGCAAATTTTGGACCTTTTGAAAAAgactttcttttaaataacCCAAGTGATCATTATTTGGAGTGTATTTTACGTTATGTCGGTTTGGGTTCACATCATGCAGCAGGTACTTGTACTATGGGCAATAAACCAGAAAACAGTGTTGTCGATTCCAATTTCAA GGTAcacggtatcaaaaatttacgtGTTATAGATGCCAGTGTTTTTCCAACACCAATATCGGGTTATCCTAATTCTATTGTTGTGGGCTTGGCGACAAGAGGTGCTGCCATGATATTAAAAGATTATAAAAGGAATATAGCGAAGTAA
- the LOC111690241 gene encoding probable ribosome biogenesis protein RLP24 — translation MRIETCYFCSSKIYPGHGVNFVRNDCKIFKFCRGKCHKAFKRKKNPRKVKWTKAYRKAAGKELAIDPSFEFEKRRNCPIKYNREMWQKTLDAIKKVNEIKERRQGQFILERLRKGREVEIQMDVKDVQRNISLIRSPAAGLKERRAKEEAEEAALMEQDLPEEEITYVDARELEKKLEEGLMDDDMEMMKA, via the exons ATGCGTATTGAAACGTGTTACTTTTGCTCCAGCAAAATCTATCCAGGACATGGAGTAAATTTCGTGAGAAACGACTGCAAG atatttaaattttgccGTGGCAAATGCCATAAGGCCTTCAAACGCAAGAAGAATCCCCGTAAGGTGAAATGGACCAAGGCTTACCGTAAGGCAGCCGGCAAGGAATTGGCTATCGACCCCAGTTTTGAATTTGAGAAGCGTCGCAATTGTCCCATTAAATACAATCGTGAAATGTGGCAAAAGACTTTGGATGCCATTAAGAAAGTTAACGAGATCAAAGAACGTCGTCAAGGTCAATTCATTTTGGAACGTTTGCGCAAGGGTCGTGAAGTTGAAATTCAAATGGATGTTAAGGATGTACAGCGTAATATCTCCCTTATACGTTCTCCGGCTGCTGGCCTAAAGGAACGTCGTGCCAAGGAAGAAGCCGAAGAAGCTGCTCTAATGGAACAAGACTTACCCGAGGAGGAAATTACTTATGTCGATGCCCGCGAACTAGAAAAGAAACTCGAAGAAGGTCTCATGGATGACGACATGGAAATGATGAAAGCCTAA
- the LOC111690314 gene encoding uncharacterized protein DDB_G0287625, whose amino-acid sequence MDNYGNEIGQKMRSAVKAKLVELGTGGSAGYIDDELPDYVMIMVANKRSKQQMISDLNLFLGNQTELFVTWLHEVLQKLQEVTLPAASASSKKRKSSIKEDSSSVPSTTAAKKDKKQAKKDKVSTSKKPKENTSSTTPEKTSTNKVVSSITDLVAGELLEKAKQTINATADATQNIKKSKHKRSSEELNNTSANSSETQKEFDIPTISEISSTTGTSTNTETTKETVVVSGNREKDLAELAEIQKKIYAAKKQLKQIGEFDDDDEDFLNLRDEDSREEFNENGDLVRKSSVTPTQYLQKHKEKSPIVFEGEKTKHRGNDDENDDDEELASKRKRFTPPPLNSAAASLNFDSSSKDDASEYRNEKRPVHQRLGMKNTSSSRDNARSAQPLARERRRNLQEKELYVPAFRRKEMERERERGQERSRERERNQHLVGDRGRERERERDRDRDTDRPRDADHNSNLTRGRPRVRRSFEERDKRRSTSENHNEERNSSQVGKISTTTPSTTNRARSSSKEEASPDISGTRKRIGSRVIVAPAKQVEMSDEEDLNDKPVNSVIKIKPRPPVSPSKQAPKNLLLRAVAEAQRSTILKKPSTTTKPKVALRLGDKINAQRNTKLYTKSYRNRLKTSTGVGALFTRTTKNIIVEVNGNAGSEKAKYTSTAVSYHNVGEDDEYIPESVSDRGESDQDYVYVPQAIHQQQGSEDELNDNMGDHTNDEEENQDNMQKTQFVVTLNEDKALPKLKRHNLKRYSRSLSPPPQVSSSSNNSKDREKYPEPTSTSNTSNTSRKSNIRERLSIKSSSSSNERRSSSSMRQEASTTPPPKRTELIEIYRKPKEIKKIIIKNDSEDDEHHSPSKKHSAEKERKLKRRSNESPPSTQSSHDRERKSVESRSTTPPLKDHYKERHKESLTPSKRKHVPIKFDLKEAKDSRNQRDSPVPNKKRRSSSHDNFSRDHSRDRERERERERDRDRDRERHSSHERREDKHKISIRNAEAKKYDNIPTSLNSVPVESSGSFRNNKPKERCKYHPNCTKSFCEFYHPTSACKSFPNCKFADKCLYSHPRCKYDLACVNLDCNFSHSGPRSASLLEPTAPPISSSVVPVQNYKSISSTAITGPVSSTTCKFFPNCTKTSCPFYHPKPCRYGKNCINKLECMFYHHEIPSSSKFKWIASAN is encoded by the exons ATGGACAACTATGGCAATGAAATTGGACAAAAAATGAGG AGTGCCGTCAAGGCAAAGTTGGTAGAATTGGGTACTGGAGGCTCTGCCGGTTACATTGATGATGAGTTGCCAGATTATGTGATGATTATGGTGGCTAATAAGAGGAGCAAGCAGCAGATGATATCCgacctaaatttatttttaggtaATCAAACAGAACTGTTTGTAACCTGGTTGCATGAGGTATTGCAGAAACTGCAAGAAGTAACACTGCCAGCCGCCAGTG ccTCTTCTAAAAAACGTAAATCATCTATAAAGGAAGACTCCTCCTCTGTGCCGAGCACAACAGCAgctaaaaaagataaaaaacaagcCAAAAAAGATAAAGTTTCAACGtcaaaaaaaccaaaagaaaacaCTTCCTCTACAACTCCCGAGAAAACCTCCACCAACAAAGTTGTCAGCTCAATAACAGATCTTGTTGCTGGCGAACTATTGGAAAAAGCCAAACAAACGATCAATGCAACAGCAGATGccacacaaaatattaaaaaatccaaaCACAAACGATCTTCAGAGGAATTAAACAATACCTCAGCTAACTCTTCCGAGACGCAAAAAGAATTTGATATACCCACAATCTCGGAAATATCGTCGACTACAGGTACAAGTACCAATACAGAAACTACCAAAGAGACTGTGGTTGTATCGGGAAATAGAGAAAAGGATTTAGCTGAATTGGCAGagatacaaaagaaaatttatgcgGCCAAAAAACAACTCAAACAAATTGGAGAatttgatgatgacgatgaagaTTTCTTAAATTTGCGTGATGAAGACAGCCGAGAGGAGTTTAATGAGAACGGTGATTTGGTTAGAAAGTCTTCAGTAACTCCGACTCAATATTTACAAAAGCACAAAGAAAAGAGTCCTATAGTTTTCGAGGGAGAGAAAACTAAACATCGTGGCAATGACGATGAGAATGACGATGATGAAGAACTTGCTTCGAAACGTAAACGATTTACTCCTCCCCCTCTTAATTCAGCCGCTGCAAGTCTAAACTTTGATTCATCTTCCAAAGATGATGCTTCAGAATATCGCAATGAAAAGCGGCCCGTACATCAAAGATTAGGTATGAAAAATACCTCATCATCAAGAGATAATGCTCGATCTGCGCAGCCTTTGGCTCGGGAGAGAAGGCGAAATTTGCAGGAAAAAGAGCTATATGTGCCAGCTTTTCGTCGCAAAGAAATGGAAAGAGAGCGCGAAAGAGGTCAAGAGCGTAGTcgtgaaagagaaagaaatcAGCACTTAGTAGGAGATCGAGGTCGTGAAAGGGAAAGGGAACGCGACCGTGACAGAGATACTGATAGGCCAAGGGATGCTGATCACAACTCCAACTTAACACGCGGTCGTCCTCGTGTACGACGATCTTTTGAAGAACGCGACAAAAGACGTTCCACTTCGGAAAATCATAATGAAGAACGCAATTCAAGCCAAGTGGGCAAAATAAGCACTACAACACCCTCCACCACTAATCGAGCACGTAGCAGTAGCAAGGAGGAAGCATCACCTGATATTAGTGGCACACGAAAACGCATCGGTTCGCGAGTAATTGTTGCACCCGCTAAGCAGGTGGAAATGTCCGATGAAGAAGATCTCAACGATAAACCGGTAAATTcggtaataaaaataaaaccgcGTCCACCCGTTTCACCTAGCAAGCAAGCTCcgaaaaatttgcttttaagAGCTGTAGCCGAAGCTCAAAGATCAACAATACTCAAAAAGCCTTCTACTACTACAAAACCAAAAGTAGCTCTACGTCTAGGAGACAAAATCAATGCTCAACGCAATACTAAACTCTATACTAAATCCTACAGGAATCGTCTTAAAACATCTACAGGTGTAGGGGCACTTTTTACACGAACTACCAAGAATATAATCGTGGAAGTTAATGGAAATGCCGGATCTGAAAAGGCAAAATATACATCTACTGCTGTTTCGTATCACAATGTGGGAGAAGACGATGAATATATACCAGAATCAGTATCAGATCGGGGTGAGTCTGACCAGGATTATGTGTATGTGCCACAAGCAATACATCAACAACAGGGTAGTGAAGATGAACTCAATGACAATATGGGAGATCATACAAATGATGAGGAAGAAAATCAAGATAATATGCAAAAAACACAATTTGTGGTGACTTTAAATG AGGATAAAGCTCTGCCAAAATTGAAGCGTCACAATTTAAAACGTTATTCACGTTCTCTCTCACCACCTCCTCAAGTTTCTTCCTCATCTAACAATTCAAAAGACCGTGAAAAATATCCTGAACCAACATCAACTTCAAATACTTCTAACACGTCTCGTAAATCCAATATTAGAGAGAGACTCTCCATTaaatcatcatcttcatccAACGAACGCCGGTCCTCGTCCTCGATGAGACAAGAAGCCAGCACAACACCGCCACCCAAACGTACTGAATTAATAGAAATCTATCGTAAacctaaagaaattaaaaagattattattaaaaatgactCAGAAGATGATGAACATCATAGTCCCTCGAAAAAACATTCAGCCGAAAAGGAACGTAAACTAAAGCGCCGTAGTAATGAATCACCGCCATCAACACAATCGTCTCATGACAGAGAACGCAAATCGGTCGAAAGTCGTTCAACAACACCACCCTTAAAAGACCATTATAAGGAACGTCACAAGGAATCATTGACACCCTCTAAACGCAAACATGTACCcattaaatttgatttgaaaGAAGCCAAAGATTCCAGAAATCAAAGAGACAGTCCGGTTCCCAATAAAAAGAGACGTTCTTCAAGTCATGACAACTTTAGTAGAGATCACAGTCGTGACCGAGAGAgggaaagagagagagaaagagaccGGGATCGTGATCGAGAAAGGCACTCATCGCACGAGAGACGTGAagataaacacaaaatttccatacgcaATGCAGAGGCtaaaaaatatgataatatTCCAACATcac TGAATTCTGTACCAGTGGAATCTTCTGGCTCATTTCGCAATAATAAACCCAAGGAACGCTGCAAATATCATCCAAATTGTACAAAatctttttgtgaattttatCATCCCACATCTGCTTGTAAATCTTTTCCGAATTGTAAATTTGCCGACAAATGTCTATACTCGCATCCCAGATGCAAATATGATTTGGCTTGTGTTAATTTAGATTGCAATTTCTCACACAGTGGACCCAGAAGCGCCAGTCTTTTAGAGCCCACAGCTCCGCCAATTT CTTCATCTGTAGTACCAGTTCAAAATTACAAATCAATATCATCCACAGCGATAACGGGCCCAGTATCATCGACAACTTGCAAATTTTTCCCCAATTGCACAAAAACCAGTTGCCCCTTTTATCATCCCAAGCCTTGTCGTTACGGTAAGAACTGTATTAACAAGCTAGAATGCATGTTTTATCATCATGAAATACCCAGCAGCAGTAAGTTTAAATGGATTGCTTCGGCCAACTGA